Genomic segment of Nocardiopsis mwathae:
CGGACGTCGCCGTAGCCCAGGACCTCGCGCAGCGCCAGGCCGTCGCCCGCACCGAGCACCAGCACCTCCTCGCGGCGGCCGGTCAGCGCGGGGTGGACGAGCGACTCGTGGTACCGGTACTCGTCGATGGACGAGAACTGCAGGTCGCCGTTGAGGAAGAGGCGGGTGTCGGTGCCGTCGAACGACTCCGTGACGACGATCTCCTGGTAGTCGGTGCGCTCGGCGTGGACGATCGGATCGCGGTACAGCGCCTGGCGGGCGCTCATCTCGAAGCGGTCCGAGGCGAAGTAGGCCCCGGCCAGCACCCCCACCACCAGGGCGAGCCCGACACCCAGCAGCGCCCGCCCCCTGGGGGTCAGCTCCGAACGGAACAGCCACAGCACCACGGCGACGCCCACCACGGCGTTGAGCGCGCCCACGACCAGCGCCCCCTTGGGCAGGCCGAGCACCGGCAGCAGCAGGAAGGGGAAGGCCAGTCCGCCGATGAGCCCGCCCACGTAGTCGGCGGCGAACAGGTCGGCGACGGCCCGCGCCGCGCTCTCCTCGCGGATCTTCTGGATCATCGTCATCAGCAGCGGGATCTCCGCGCCGATGAGCGCTCCGATCACGAAGGCGACGATGACCAGGCCGGGCCCGTACAGGCCGAGCCAGGCGAACGACGCATAGAGCAGCAGCACCGACAGGCCGCCGATCAGCGACAGCAGCCCCTCGATCAGGGCGAAGGAGATCTCCGGCCGGCTCTGCAGCCGCTTGGACGCCAGGGAGCCGACACCCATCGCGAACACCATCACCGACAGCACGATGGAGGCCTGGGTGATGGTGTTGCCGAGCAGGTAGCTGCCGAGTGCGACCAGCGCCAGCTCGTAGACGAGTCCGCAGGCGGCGCAGAGGAACACCGCGAACAGCACCAGGAACCGGGCCAGGCGGGGCGGGACCGGCAGGACCGCGCGCGGCGGGGTCGCCGGGACGTCGGGCTTCGCGGCCGCCGGGGAAGGGGCGGTGTCGTCGGTGTCCGGGCCGTTCACAGCGGGGTCCGTTCGGGGAGGGTCATGGACGCGGGTGTCCTCGTTCTTCCGGTAACGGCGCACGCCGCCCCGGGCCGTGGCGGGCCCGGGGCGGCGGAAGCGCGCGTGGCTCTGCGGGAGGGTGGCGGGTCAGGAGATGGCCGCTGCCACGACCAGCGCGACACCGATGTGCGAGGACGCGTTCACCCAGGTGGCGGGGTGCAGCTGGGTCTGCTTGAGGATGTCGCCGATCTTGGCGGGGGTCAGCAGGTCGATGACGAGGAACGCGACGGCCATCAGGAGCAGGCCGACCCCGCCGTAGACGGCGGTGGTGATGAGGCCCTCGGCGACCCCGTAGTGGCTGGCGAAGATGGCCGAGACCACGATGATCGCCACACCCAGGGTGTTGGCCGACACCATGAGCGTCGCGTTGCGGTTGCCGTCCTCCCAGATCAGCTTGTGCAGCCGACCCGGTGTCAGCAGGTCCACGATGAGGTAGCCGACGACCATGACCGTCATGCCGACGGCACCGTAGGCGAGGGCGGCGCCCGCGTTGAACAGGATCTCCATCGTTACCTTGTCTTCTTCCTGTCGGGGGTTGTGTGGGGGATGTCGCGTCTCGGATGGCCGGATGTGCGGCGGCCGCAGGCCGCTACTTGCCCCATCCGGGGCCGCCGCCGCGGTGGCTGCTGCCGGGGCCGTACTTGTCGCTGCTGCTGCTGCCGCCGCCGAAGAACCAGAAGCCGCCGCCGCTGCTCCCGCTGCTGGTGCCGCTTCCACTGCTGCCGCTGCCCGTGCCGCCGCTCTGCGGTGTGCAACGGGAGAGCAGCAGCAGGAGCAGCACGATGAGGGCGATGACCACCACCACCGTGATGGCCTTGCGCTGCTCCTCGGTCAGGTGCTCATCCATCGCCTCGTCCTAGGTTCGGGGGGAAGTCGGCGGGGGGAACGCCACCGACGTCGTGGTCGTCACCAGCTCCGCGCTCTGCGGGTAGGCGTGCCAGGTGCGCCAGGTCAGCGCCGCGCCGTCCGCCCCGCCGCGGGACAGCAGGGCCAGCGCGGTGACCGCGAGGGGACTGCCGGGGAACGTGCCGATCAGGGAGTCGGGGCGCGCGGCGGCCTCGTCGCGCAGACGGGTCACCCGTGCCGCGAACTCCGGCTCGCGTCCGCCGAACCACTCGACCGCGGAGTCGAACGTGTAGCGCGCCGCACCCGGTCCGTCGGCCGTGGTGCGCTCCGGGAGCGCACCCGCCCGTCCCGGCAGGCACGCCACGGTCTCCACGAGTCCGCCGGCGCCGTCCGTGTCCGTGCCACCGCAGGGCGCCGGGGTGACCAGGACCTGGTGCGAGGCGCCGAGTACGCGTAGCTCCACGCGCCCCAGCGGCGTCGCGGCGGTGCGGACCGCCAGCGGCTCGATCAGCGGGTGTTCCAGCGACCAGGACAGGTCGGCGGCGCGGGTGTCGACGAACGGGGCGCTCACCTGTGTGTGCACCGCCGCCCTCACCCGCCGGGGTAGATGGTGAACGTCCCGGGGACCACCGATTCCCCGGTGCTGACCTCCCAGGGCCCGTGGTCGAACCGCTCGAAGGCGAGCAGGCGGCCGCCGGGACCCTCGTAGTCGGCGTAGTCCATGGCACCGTGGGCCGGGTGCCCGGTACTGCCCTCGGAGCGGTAGGACGCCGACCCGCGCTCGGTCAGGCGGAAGGTGGAGCCGTCGACGTCGATCGTGGGCGCGTCGGGCGCCAGCTGCAGGTCGGGGCGCCCGGTCCACAGTGCCAGTTCGAGGCCGGGGTCCTCCTGCACCGATATCCAGCGCTTGCCCTGCTCGACCTCCAGGAAGTGCTCGCTCCAGGTGAAGCGGCCCTCCGTGAGCCGCAGCGAGCCCCGGATCCAGGTCCGGTCGCTGCCGAAGTCCAGCATGTCCCCCGCCTTGAGCGTGCGGGGGTCGCCCTGGGTGTGGGTGGTATCGGCGAACGGGTCGCGCGGCGCGTCGTGCGCGGGCTGCGGCGGGGGCGGGTAGGCGTGCCCGGGAGCCGGGTGCGGGTGATGATGGCCGGGTGCCGACGGACGGTTCGGCCGCCACAGGTAGACCAGCAGGGCGATGAGCCCGGCGATCGCCAGCAGTAGCAGAAATGTCACCAGTGCGCCCCGCTTTCCTTACATACGACCGGTTCTCGGCCAGTAGAGAGTACCGGCCCTAGATCACGATCCGGACAGCGATCACCCGCTGACCTGGCCGATCCCGGACATCGGAGGTGGGGAACCGCGCGCGCGAGCCGTGCGTCGTGCACCCGCACGGCCGGTCAGCCGGCGGCGTCCGCGCCGCCCTCCCCTGTCTCGACGGGCAGGTCCGCGTCGGCGCCCCAGGCGCTCCAGGAACCCGGGTAGAGGCGGGCGCCGGTGAACCCGGCGTGCTCCAGGGCCAGCAGGTCGTGGCAGGCGGTCACCCCGGACCCGCAGTAGGCGGTGACGGACGCCGCGGTGTCGGCGCCGAGGGCGGCGAACCGTTCGCGCAGGCGTTCGGGTGCCGCGAAGCGGCCGTCCTCGGCGAGGTTGTCCGGCCAGGCGGCGCTGCGCGCGCCGGGGATGTGCCCGGGGCGGGCGTCCACGGGGGCCGGTTCCTCGCCCGTGTAGCGGCCGTGGACGCGGGCGTCGAGCAGCAGCCGGGAGGGGTCGGTGGTCTCGGCACGCACCGCGGCGGTATCGACGACGCGGTCGGCAGGCCAGGGGCGCGGGGTGCGCGGCCGGGGCTCGGCGGTGACCGGCCCGGTCTCCAGGTGGCCGGTCCACGCCTGGATACCGCCGTCGAGGAGGGCGGCCGGCGACCCGAGGACGCGCAACATCCACACCAGGCGTGCGGCGGTCGAGCCGCCGGCGTCGTCGTAGGCCACGACGGGGGTGTCGTCGCCGATGCCGAGGCGGCCGAGCGCGGCGGCGAAGGCGTCGGGGTCGGGCAGGGGATGCCGACCGCCCTCGGGCGTCGGCGGCGCCGCGAGGTCGGTGTCGACGTCGGCGAAGACGGCGCCGGGCAGGTGGCCGCCGAGGTAGGCGTCGCGCCCGGAGCGGCCGTCGAGGTAGAAGCGGACGTCGGCGACGCGGACCGCGTCGATGTTGCGGGCCAGCCAGGCGGCCGGGACGAGGACGGGCGGGTGCGCGGGGTCGGGCTCCTGGTGTGCCATGGCGCACAAGATATACCCGGTGCGGGCGTGCGGCTCAGGAGGCGGTGCCGCCGACCTCCCGGGCCTTGTCGACGTCGGCGTCGGCGCCGTCCTCGCGGGCGCGTTCGAGTGCGCGGACGTGGCGCAACCAGAGCAGCCCGAGGACGGGCAGCACCAGCGGGATGTACAGGTAGCCGCTGCCGAAGTTCGACCAGACGGTGTCGTCGGGGAAGGCCGCCGGGTCGAGCACGCTGAACGCGCCGACGACCAGCACGCCGGCCAGCTCGATCGCGCAGGAGGCGAACGCGACGCGGTGGGAGGTGCGCCCGCTGCGGGCGATGCCGACGGTGGCGACGATGTAGATGACGCCGGCCAGGGCGGAGAGGAGGTAGGCCAGGGGGGCCTCCTCGAAGCGGGTGAGGATCTGTACGGTGGCGCGGGCGGTGGCGGCCAGCGCGAACACGGCGTAGACGGCGACCAGTACCCGGCCGGGGCCGGACCGGCTCACGGAGATGTCAGACAAGAGAGGGGTCCCAGATCTGTTCGAGGCGCACCATCATGGCCAGCAGGACGAAGCAGGCGAAGGCGATGACGGCGGGCCCCCAGCGGGTGCGCTCCATGAGCCCCCAGATCGCGCACACCGGCGGGATGAGCACGACCGTGGCCAGGTAGGCGATGAAGGTGACCATCTCGGCGGGGCGCTCGCCTCCCACGAGCAGCACCGCGGAGACCACGGTCTGGCCGAGGAGCAGCAGCCACAGCACGCCCATGCCGATGAGGTGCCAGGTGTCCATCGGCCGACGGCGGAACGTCGAGACGAGGCACCACGCGGCCATGGCCAGCGACGCGATCTTGATGACGGCGGCCAGCCAGTCGATCACGGCTGCCTCCACCTCCTGCCGTTCTCCCCGCGCCCACCTGGGTCCCCGCAGGCCGGGTCGGCACGTCCAACACGTCTACGACGCACTGTAGTACCCATGGGGCGGGCAGTGGGAATCGGCTCGCCCCCGGAGGGACGCTGCGCGACCGATGCCGAACAGCCTCCCGCCCCTCACCCACCCACGCACCCACGCACCCACCAACGCGATCTAGGTGTTAACGCGGATGACCCAGACGCGAACCTCGTTCTCATACACGCCGACGATCATCGTGCGTTCACTCGTAATCACGTGGTATGCGTCAGGAACGCCCATGTCGGGCGATGCATTGTCAGGAGGTATCGGCCCCGTCGCCAGTGCGGCCAGGGACTCGCGGACCTGCTTCCTCAGGTTCCTTGGGAGCTTCTGCGCAACGGCCTGCGCTTCGGGGGTCCACAGGACAGAACGGATCGTCATTCGTCAAGGCCCAAAGCAGTGTTCAGGCCTGCCATCAGCTCCTCGCGCGTCTTGGCCGGGTAGGAGATCCACTCCATCTCACCGCGCCGGTCGGCTTCGACAGCTGCAGCCAGATCGCGCCGATCCTTCTCCCGACGCAGCTCCTGAAGCTCGGCATAAGCCTCAGCGGAGATGATCACGCCTTCGGCCTGACCGTAGCGGGTAATGGTGATGGATTCACCACTTCGGGAAGCTCTCATGAGCAGCTGCCCTAGATGACTACGCGCATCCTGCAAGGTGACTTCAGCCATGCACGGCAGTGTAGCGCACACACCGAACAGACTGTACTGACAGTACTTTCTGTACAGACTGCACGGTTCGTTCCATTTTGGACCCCTGTCCTGGCGCCTTGAGAGTTCCTGTCGTGTCCAGCTCGACGCGCTGACGGGGCGGAACCCGCCGGAAAATCGCTTGGCGGGCGTGATGCGCCTCGCATAGCATCGACCGGTTGCCCGACGGCGGCCCCGCTTTCGCGCGCTGAGGATCGAACCGGACCGGACGGCTGCGCCCCCGGGACGGGACCCGCGCGTCGTTCTTCCGCCGCCGCATCTCCTGTTCACGCCGAGAGCCGAGGTGCGCCTTTCCATGACCCTTTCCGACTCCGAGCCCGCCCCAGCCGTCGACCCCGAGATACGCGCCGAACGCGCGCACCTGGCGGCATCCCGCGCCGCGCTGCGCCGGATGCGCGACGACGTCCTGGCCACCGAGACCCCCGCCGTCTTCGGCGACTGGGTCTCCACCCAGGTGCTGCAGCAGGCCCGCGCGCTGCGCGCCGAGGCGCTGGAGGACATCCCCGACACCCCGCTGTTCTTCGGCCGCCTCGACTTCGAGGCCGGGGCGGTGTTCGAGGACGGCGACGGGCACCGGACGGCCGACCGCATCCACATCGGGCGCCGCCACGTCCACGACGAGCACGGCCGCGCCATGGTCCTCGACTGGCGCGCACCCATATCCGTCGCCTTCTACCGCGCCACGCCCCAGGACCCCATGCGGGTGCGCACCCGGCGGCGCTACGGGTTCGACAACGCCGCGCGGCTCACCGCGTTCGAGGACGAGTCGCTGACCGACGGGGCGCCCGGCGGCGACCTGCTCGGCGGGGAGCTGCTGACCGCCGAGATCGAGCGGCCGCGCACCGGGCCCATGCGCGACATCGTCGCCACCATCCAGCCCGAACAGGACGACCTGGTCCGCGCCGCCCTCGACACCACGCTGTGCGTCCAGGGCGCGCCCGGTACCGGAAAGACCGCCGTCGGCCTGCACCGCATCGCCTACCTGCTGTATGCCGAGCGCAAGCGGCTGAGCCGCACCGGCGTCGCCATCGTCGGGCCGAACCGGTCCTTCCTCTCCTACATCCGCAACGTGCTGCCCGCGCTCGGCGAGGTCGACGTCGACCAGACCACCGTGCGGGAGCTGCTGGAGACCGTGCCCGTGCGCCGCGTCGACGACACCGGCGCCGCCCGTGTCAAGGGCGACGCCCGCATGGCCGAGGTGATCCGCCGCGACCTCTGGTCGCAGCTGCGCGAACCGGCCGAGACGCTGGTCGTGCAGCGGGGCTCGCGCCGCTGGCGGCTCTACCCCGACGAACTCCGGGAGCTCACCGACGAGCTGCGCGGGCGCGGCGTCGCCTACGGGGCGGGACGGGACCTGCTGGCGCACCGCATCGCGCACGCCGTCCTCTCCCGGATGGAGGCCGCCGGTGAGGCGTGCGACGACCGCACCCACGACCAGGTGCGGCGCAGCCGGGAGGTGAAGGCGGCGGTGGCCGCGATCTGGCCCAAGGCCGACCCGGTCAAGCTCGTCCTCGGCCTGCTCACCGACGCCGACCGGCTCGCCAGCGCCGCCGACGGCGTCCTCTCGCCCGAGGAGCAGGCCGCCGTGATGCTGCCCGGACGTCCCCGCGGCCCCAAGTCGGCCCGCTGGTCCGAGGCCGACCTCGCGCTGATCGACGAGGCGGCGGCGCTCATCCGGCGCCCGGAGAGCATCGGCCACCTCGTCGTCGACGAAGCCCAGGACCTGAGCCCCATGCAGTGCCGCGCGCTCGGCCGCCGCGCCGCGAGCGGGTCGGCGACCATCCTGGGCGACATCGCCCAGGGCACCAGCCCGTCGGCCACCGGCGACTGGCCGACTCTGCTCGGCCACCTCGGCAAGGCGGAGGCGCGGCTGGCCGTGCTCGACCGCGGCTACCGTGTTCCCGCGCAGATCATCGGCTTCGCCGCCCGCCTGCTCCCGTCCATCGCCCCCGGCCTCGGCGCCCCGGTGGCCGTGCGCCGTTCCTCCGGCGCGCTGCGGCTCACCCCGGCCAGGGCCGGTTCCCTCCCCGACGCCGTGGCCGACGCCTGCCGCGAAGGGCTCAAGCGCGAGGGGTCGGTGGGGGTGATGGCCGCCGACGCCGACATCGCCGACCTGCACCGGGCGCTGGGGGCGGCCGGGCTCGACGCCGGGGTGCTGGGCGAGACCGACGACGCTCTGGAGGCCGAGCGGCTGGTGTGCGTGCCGGCCTCGCTGGCCAAGGGCCTGGAGTTCGACACCGTCGTCGCGGTCGAGCCCTCGCGTATCGTCGCCGCGGAGCCCCGTGGCCTGCACCGCCTCTACGTCGTCCTCACCCGGGCGGTCAGTGCGCTGCACGTGGTGCACGCCGAACCGCTGCCGGAACCGCTGCGCTGACGCCGCGGCGGGGGCGGCCGCAGCCGGGACCCACATGCCCGGGAAACCCCCGGGGGTGCGGAACTCCGGCACCATGATCGCCCGCTATGCTCCCCGCACGCATCAGCGGCGTGAAAGGACAGCCGGAGCCATCATGATCCCCCGACACCCGACGACCCGCTCCGAGCGTGCCCCAGGCGGCTTTCCGCGGCGATGGGCGGTCGCGGCCTCCGCCGCCGCCCTCACGGCATCGCTCACCGGATGCCTGGACGAGGACGGCGCCGACGGTGACGCGGCCCCGCCCGCCCCTCCGCCCCTGGGCACACCTGAGGAGGTCGTCGCCGGGATGGTCGACCTCATCGACTCGGCGGAAAGCTACCTCGTCGACCTGGACGCCGAGGTCGCCGCCGGTGAGGGCGGCTACGCGCAGCACGAGACCTTCGTGCTGAGCACCGACCCCGAACCGGTCTTCCAGTGGTTCGAGCGGTTCCCCGCGATCGGGGACGGCGACGCCTACGAGCAGGCGTGGCTGCGGGTCGGCGGCGACGGCCCGATCCTGTTCCGCACCACCTACGCGTCGGCGCCCCGTGAGGATCGCTTCTACAGCCGCGCGGGGGCCGACGCCACCGCCCCTCCCCTCGGCCCCGAGCACACCCTGTCCCGCGACCCCGTCGGCGCCCCCGTCAAGGACCTGGCCGCGACCATGTCGGTCGCCGAGGAGGACAAGGAGCCGGGAGAGGGGCCGGACGGGGACGACGGAGCCGTCGTCCGCTACAGCGGCACGTTCGACCTCACCTCCCCGGCCGCGGCGGGCGAGAAGGCGGAGGTGCAGGAGGGCGTCCCCTTCGAACTGCGGGTCGACGAGCACGCCCACCCCACCGGCCTCACCTACGAGACCGTCACCGGCCCGCACACCTGGACCTACCACTCCATCGACGCACCGCCGGCCACCCGCTACTGCGGCACCGTCGAGGGCGTCCCCCACACGGGCACCGCCCGGGTCGTCCCCACCCACGGCGACATCGCCTGCGACGAGGCCGTCGACGTCGTGGAGCGGTATCTGGAGATGCCCGACGGGCAGAAGGACGGCACCGGGTACCTGGCCGAGGTCGACGGCTGGACGTGCGGCATCCGGACCAGGGCCGAGATCGACGGGCGCACCGCCGAGGACGTGGCCCGGTGCTCCACCGACTGGCCCGAGACGACCCGGCGTGTGGACCTCCTCCGCGTCGACTGACCGCCTGCCCGGCCCTCACCTCCACCCCGACTGAGACGCCCTGCGGGTGGGTAGATCGCTCGTAGACGCAGAGGATGCGCGCCTCACGCGCACCCCCGGCCCGGGGTGCGGGAGCCGGAGGTGGACGGCCGGTGCCAGACCGCCAGGACCCACGGAAGCAGCAGGTCCGGCAGGACCACATCGAGATCGAGGCGAAGTACGGCGCGAGCCCGGACTTCCGATTGCCGGACCTGGCCGACCTGGCTCCGGGCGGCATCGAGTCCGCCGAGCACCGGCTCGCCGCCACCTACTTCGACACCGGCGACCTGCGCCTGGCCGCGCGCCGCATCACCCTGCGCCGCCGCACCGGCGGGCCGGACGCCGGCTGGCACCTCAAGATCCCCTGGGGGCCGGACGCCAAGAAGGAGTTCCACGAGCCGCTGGGAAAACAGGAGGCGACGGCACCGGCCAGGTTGTCCCGGCTGGTGGCTTCGGCCACCCGGGGCGCGCCACTGGTGCCGACCGCGCGGATCAGCACCGACAGGACCGAGTACGCGCTGATCGGCGCCTCCGGCGAGCGTCTCGCCTTGCTCGCCGACGACGCCGTCAGTGGCGAGGTCCTCGCGGCGGCTGACGGCGGCGACGGGCACCCCTCCCCCTGCTCGTGGCGGGAGGTCGAGGTCGAACTCGCCTCCGGGCCGCGGACGCTGCTGCGGAGCGTCGGCGCGCGGTTGGAGGAGGCCGGGGCCAGCCCGTCGACCGTCGGTTCGAAACTCCTGTTCGTGCTGGGCGGCCGCGTCCCGGCACCGCTACCGCGGCCGGACGGCGGCAGCGCCGGCGACGTCGTGCTGCGCTACCTGTGGGACCAGGTGCAGCGGCTGCTCGACTACGACCCGCGGGTGCGCGTGGACGAGGAGGACGCGATCCACCAGATGCGGGTCTCCACCCGCAGGATCCGCACGGTGCTGCAGGCGTTCCCGTCGGTGGTCGACCGGGACGCCACCCGGCCGGTCGCCGACGAGCTGCGGTGGCTGTCGGGCGTGCTGAGCTTCGCCCGCGACCTGGAGGTGATGCGCGAGCTGTGCGCGCGGCGGTTCGCCGAGCTGCCGCGGCGGGCGGCCGGCCACGACCTCACCGACGGCTGGCTGGGCGTCCTGGACGAGCAGCGGCGCCGCTCGCACGACCGCATCCTCCGGGAGCTGTCGGGCGATCGCTACTTCACGCTGCTCGACGACCTCGACCGGCTGCGCGCCGAACCGCCGATGACCGAGAAGGCGCTGCGGGAGGCCACCTCCGTCCTCCGGCGCGACGTGGCACGGGCCTGTCGGCGCATGGACGCCGCACACGACCGCGCCGTCGCCGCACCCGACGCCGAGACGCGCGTGACCGCATGGCACGACGTCCGCAAGGCCGCCAAGCGGGCGCGGTACGCGGCCACCCTCGCCCAGCCCGTGCTGGGCGCGCCCGCGAAGCGCATCCGGGCGTGGGCGACCGAACTCCAGCAGGTCCTCGGTGAGCACCAGGACGGCGTGGCGCTGCAGGCCTACCTCGACGGCAACGCGCCGCGGCTGGCGCCCCCGGGCGGGATCGGCCGCGACGCCGTGCTGGTCACGCTCGGGGCCATGGCCGGGTCCGAGGCCACGACCGGCCGCGCGCTCATCGACCGCGCCGAGCGGGTGTGGGAGACCGGGCCGGACCCGAAGAAGCCGCTGGGCCGACGCTGAGAACGCGGTGGCGGCGGGTCAGGCCGCACCGGCCGCACCCACGTCGGCGGCCTGTCCACCGGCGGAATCGGCGCCGTGCCCTCCCGCGTCCTTCGCCCCTCCGGCGCGCTGCGCGACCGTGCCGCGGCGGTCGACGGGGACGACCAGCGGTGTGTGCGTCTCGGGGTCGGGGATGACCCGCACCGGCAGGCCGAAGACCTCCTCCACGAGGTCGGCCGTGATGATGTCGGCGGGGTCGCCCTCGGCCACCACGCGCCCGTCCTTCATGGCGATGAGGTGGGTGGCGTACCGGCAGGCGTGGTTGAGGTCGTGCAGCACCGCGACCAGCGTGTAGTCACGCTGGTGGTGCAGCTCCGCGCACAGGTCCAGCACGTCCATCTGGTGGGCGATGTCCAGGTAGGTGGTGGGCTCGTCCAGAAGCAGCAGCGGGGTCTGCTGGGCCAGCACCATCGCCAGCCACACGCGCTGGCGCTGCCCACCCGACAGTTCGTCGACCATGCGGTCGGCCAGCTCCACCACGCCCGTGGCGTCCATCGCCTCGCCGATGACCCGCTCGTCGGCGCGCGACCACTGCTTGAGGAACTTCTGGTGCGGGTAGCGGCCGCGCGCCACCAGGTCGGCGACGGTGATGCCGTCGGGCGCGATGGAGGACTGCGGCAGCAGCCCCAGGCGGCGCGCGACCTCCTTCGCGGGGTACGAGCTGATCAGACGGCCGTCGAGGTGGACGGCGCCCGACACCGGCTTCAGCATCCGCGACAGGGCCCGCAGCAGCGTCGACTTTCCGCAGGCGTTGGGCCCGACGATCACGGTGAAGGAGGAGTCGGGGATGCTGATCCCCAGATCCCGGGAGATGACGCTCTGGTCGTAGGCGAGCGTCAGGTTCTCTCCCCACAACCGGGACGGCTGGGTCATCGTCGTCTCTCCTTGGTGAGCGCGTTTCGGGAACGGGGGTCAGGCACGGCCGGACCGCCATTCACGGTAGAGCAACCAGATCAGGTAGGCACCGCCGATGACGGCGGTCACCGCGCCGACGGGCAGCTGGGATGGGGCCATCGCCCGCTGCGCCACCAGGTCGGCGGTGGCGAGCAGGGCCGCGCCCATGAGCGCGCCACCGACGAGGGTGGTGCCGTTCGCGCGGGCCAGGCGCCGGGCCAGCTGCGGCGCGGCCAGGGCGACGAAGCCGATCGGCCCGCACACCGCGATGGCCGCGCCGGTGAGCGCACTCGCCACGAGCAGCGCGGTGACCTGCGTGGCCTGGACGGGAACGCCGAGCGCGGAGGCGGTCTGGTCGCCCATCTCCAT
This window contains:
- a CDS encoding CYTH and CHAD domain-containing protein, with protein sequence MPDRQDPRKQQVRQDHIEIEAKYGASPDFRLPDLADLAPGGIESAEHRLAATYFDTGDLRLAARRITLRRRTGGPDAGWHLKIPWGPDAKKEFHEPLGKQEATAPARLSRLVASATRGAPLVPTARISTDRTEYALIGASGERLALLADDAVSGEVLAAADGGDGHPSPCSWREVEVELASGPRTLLRSVGARLEEAGASPSTVGSKLLFVLGGRVPAPLPRPDGGSAGDVVLRYLWDQVQRLLDYDPRVRVDEEDAIHQMRVSTRRIRTVLQAFPSVVDRDATRPVADELRWLSGVLSFARDLEVMRELCARRFAELPRRAAGHDLTDGWLGVLDEQRRRSHDRILRELSGDRYFTLLDDLDRLRAEPPMTEKALREATSVLRRDVARACRRMDAAHDRAVAAPDAETRVTAWHDVRKAAKRARYAATLAQPVLGAPAKRIRAWATELQQVLGEHQDGVALQAYLDGNAPRLAPPGGIGRDAVLVTLGAMAGSEATTGRALIDRAERVWETGPDPKKPLGRR
- a CDS encoding sulfurtransferase, which codes for MAHQEPDPAHPPVLVPAAWLARNIDAVRVADVRFYLDGRSGRDAYLGGHLPGAVFADVDTDLAAPPTPEGGRHPLPDPDAFAAALGRLGIGDDTPVVAYDDAGGSTAARLVWMLRVLGSPAALLDGGIQAWTGHLETGPVTAEPRPRTPRPWPADRVVDTAAVRAETTDPSRLLLDARVHGRYTGEEPAPVDARPGHIPGARSAAWPDNLAEDGRFAAPERLRERFAALGADTAASVTAYCGSGVTACHDLLALEHAGFTGARLYPGSWSAWGADADLPVETGEGGADAAG
- a CDS encoding HelD family protein — protein: MTLSDSEPAPAVDPEIRAERAHLAASRAALRRMRDDVLATETPAVFGDWVSTQVLQQARALRAEALEDIPDTPLFFGRLDFEAGAVFEDGDGHRTADRIHIGRRHVHDEHGRAMVLDWRAPISVAFYRATPQDPMRVRTRRRYGFDNAARLTAFEDESLTDGAPGGDLLGGELLTAEIERPRTGPMRDIVATIQPEQDDLVRAALDTTLCVQGAPGTGKTAVGLHRIAYLLYAERKRLSRTGVAIVGPNRSFLSYIRNVLPALGEVDVDQTTVRELLETVPVRRVDDTGAARVKGDARMAEVIRRDLWSQLREPAETLVVQRGSRRWRLYPDELRELTDELRGRGVAYGAGRDLLAHRIAHAVLSRMEAAGEACDDRTHDQVRRSREVKAAVAAIWPKADPVKLVLGLLTDADRLASAADGVLSPEEQAAVMLPGRPRGPKSARWSEADLALIDEAAALIRRPESIGHLVVDEAQDLSPMQCRALGRRAASGSATILGDIAQGTSPSATGDWPTLLGHLGKAEARLAVLDRGYRVPAQIIGFAARLLPSIAPGLGAPVAVRRSSGALRLTPARAGSLPDAVADACREGLKREGSVGVMAADADIADLHRALGAAGLDAGVLGETDDALEAERLVCVPASLAKGLEFDTVVAVEPSRIVAAEPRGLHRLYVVLTRAVSALHVVHAEPLPEPLR
- a CDS encoding polyamine aminopropyltransferase, translated to MPVPPRLARFLVLFAVFLCAACGLVYELALVALGSYLLGNTITQASIVLSVMVFAMGVGSLASKRLQSRPEISFALIEGLLSLIGGLSVLLLYASFAWLGLYGPGLVIVAFVIGALIGAEIPLLMTMIQKIREESAARAVADLFAADYVGGLIGGLAFPFLLLPVLGLPKGALVVGALNAVVGVAVVLWLFRSELTPRGRALLGVGLALVVGVLAGAYFASDRFEMSARQALYRDPIVHAERTDYQEIVVTESFDGTDTRLFLNGDLQFSSIDEYRYHESLVHPALTGRREEVLVLGAGDGLALREVLGYGDVRHVTLVDLDPAVVELSRTDPVIRGLNGDAFDDPRVEVVHEDAFNWLRENGRRFDAVIVDMPDGEDVSTSKLYTVEFYTLLRHALADGALASVQAGSPFFAPEAYWSVGLALEEAGMAVTPYHVDVPSFGNWGFYLIAADTGAPPEPRLPEDHPELRFLDERVLGAAQVFPKDRLPGEVKPSSLLHPYIIGYHERGWEGY
- a CDS encoding type II toxin-antitoxin system Phd/YefM family antitoxin produces the protein MAEVTLQDARSHLGQLLMRASRSGESITITRYGQAEGVIISAEAYAELQELRREKDRRDLAAAVEADRRGEMEWISYPAKTREELMAGLNTALGLDE
- a CDS encoding DUF350 domain-containing protein, translated to MEILFNAGAALAYGAVGMTVMVVGYLIVDLLTPGRLHKLIWEDGNRNATLMVSANTLGVAIIVVSAIFASHYGVAEGLITTAVYGGVGLLLMAVAFLVIDLLTPAKIGDILKQTQLHPATWVNASSHIGVALVVAAAIS
- a CDS encoding DUF4178 domain-containing protein, with protein sequence MVTFLLLLAIAGLIALLVYLWRPNRPSAPGHHHPHPAPGHAYPPPPQPAHDAPRDPFADTTHTQGDPRTLKAGDMLDFGSDRTWIRGSLRLTEGRFTWSEHFLEVEQGKRWISVQEDPGLELALWTGRPDLQLAPDAPTIDVDGSTFRLTERGSASYRSEGSTGHPAHGAMDYADYEGPGGRLLAFERFDHGPWEVSTGESVVPGTFTIYPGG
- a CDS encoding type II toxin-antitoxin system RelE family toxin — its product is MTIRSVLWTPEAQAVAQKLPRNLRKQVRESLAALATGPIPPDNASPDMGVPDAYHVITSERTMIVGVYENEVRVWVIRVNT
- a CDS encoding DUF2617 family protein, which produces MHTQVSAPFVDTRAADLSWSLEHPLIEPLAVRTAATPLGRVELRVLGASHQVLVTPAPCGGTDTDGAGGLVETVACLPGRAGALPERTTADGPGAARYTFDSAVEWFGGREPEFAARVTRLRDEAAARPDSLIGTFPGSPLAVTALALLSRGGADGAALTWRTWHAYPQSAELVTTTTSVAFPPPTSPRT
- a CDS encoding ABC transporter ATP-binding protein, yielding MTQPSRLWGENLTLAYDQSVISRDLGISIPDSSFTVIVGPNACGKSTLLRALSRMLKPVSGAVHLDGRLISSYPAKEVARRLGLLPQSSIAPDGITVADLVARGRYPHQKFLKQWSRADERVIGEAMDATGVVELADRMVDELSGGQRQRVWLAMVLAQQTPLLLLDEPTTYLDIAHQMDVLDLCAELHHQRDYTLVAVLHDLNHACRYATHLIAMKDGRVVAEGDPADIITADLVEEVFGLPVRVIPDPETHTPLVVPVDRRGTVAQRAGGAKDAGGHGADSAGGQAADVGAAGAA